In one Myxocyprinus asiaticus isolate MX2 ecotype Aquarium Trade chromosome 1, UBuf_Myxa_2, whole genome shotgun sequence genomic region, the following are encoded:
- the LOC127448832 gene encoding protein Lines homolog 1-like isoform X4, with amino-acid sequence MGTLKNRIVTLSSIRSYLYYRLFNNNTATSQYVQFLIMDASDLDFQTIFRLLHAGSAPNLCSKDLASRISSCLSPQTASVIVTDTAVICLCLTLTEKIITRLSCQSLSQDVRIFCEDVMRSLFGKMNLMAKLVSLLSCQDQLVSHLSAKCMSAYVINDICINGSSCSLWIHTCTEVFQKSTPSSELDFCLWSLTAVIKGVLRADCQNKNDVLTKLLAALDADLTSLYANILPQDTVEPHKTKVTNLCKTKCAFFDLLEVLSAARLRCGVCSFVQRTIFIQSRALLHVMRADVDYLVKKRALLLLKRTLLRRAGEDWTLGDVHSAANEDGRLTDDMLSMAKVVLQEVEAGWLKEVPVKIRASFFGGNCNVGLSGTQKDDVMLRALSLILLKSLEINIQFSCVKEAQSNIDIQQYLTELMSFLIRHGTPLSQDTHSCSWVYLVFAEQDDDMMESAKALIALYLYQKRFV; translated from the exons TTTCTCATCATGGATGCTTCAGATTTGGATTTCCAAACCATTTTCAGACTGTTACATGCAGGATCTGCCCCTAACCTGTGCAGTAAAGACCTCGCCAGCAGAATTTCATCATGTCTTAGCCCTCAAACAGCCAGTGTCATTGTCACAGACACTGCTGTTATTTGCTTGTGTCTTACTCTTACTGAGAAAATCATTACCAGACTGTCATGTCAGAGTCTGTCACAAGATGTCAGAATATTCTGTGAAGATGTCATGAGGAGCCTGTTTGGAAAAATGAATCTGATGGCAAAACTG GTCTCCCTCCTCAGCTGCCAAGACCAACTGGTGTCTCATTTATCTGCAAAGTGTATGTCAGCATATGTCATCAATGATATTTGCATCAAT GGAAGTAGCTGCTCTCTTTGGATACACACATGCACTGAAGTGTTTCAGAAATCAACTCCCAGCAGTGAACTGGATTTCTGTCTGTGGTCACTAACTGCTGTGATTAAAGGAGTGCTGAGAGCAGATTGCCAGAATAAAAACG ATGTTTTGACGAAGCTTCTTGCTGCACTGGATGCAGATCTCACTAGCTTGTACGCCAACATTCTCCCTCAAGACACAGTGGAACCTCATAAAACCAAAGTGACAAATCTTTGTAAAACCAAATGTGCGTTCTTTGACCTCCTTGAAGTCCTCAGTGCTGCTCGGCTCAGATGTGGGGTCTGTTCTTTTGTTCAGAGAACTATATTCATTCAGTCACGAGCGCTCCTGCATGTCATGAGAGCTGACGTGGACTATTTAGTAAAGAAACGAGCATTACTTCTACTGAAGAGAACTCTCCTGCGGAGAGCAGGTGAAGACTGGACCTTAGGTGATGTGCATTCTGCAGCGAATGAAGATGGCAGATTGACTGACGACATGCTGTCCATGGCAAAAGTGGTATTACAGGAAGTGGAGGCTGGCTGGCTCAAGGAAGTTCCTGTGAAAATTCGTGCCAGCTTTTTTGGTGGAAACTGTAATGTGGGTCTCAGTGGCACACAGAAAGATGACGTGATGCTGAGAGCATTGAGCCTGATTTTGCTGAAGTCGCTAGAAATAAACATTCAGTTTTCTTGTGTGAAAG AAGCTCAGAGTAACATTGACATTCAGCAGTATTTAACAGAGCTCATGTCATTCCTCATACGTCATGGGACTCCTCTGTCTCAAGACACTCACAGCTGTTCCTGGGTGTATTTAGTGTTTGCTGAGCAGGATGATGACATGATGGAGTCAGCCAAAGCCTTGATTGCCTTGTATTTGTACCAGAAAAGGTTTG tttga
- the LOC127448832 gene encoding protein Lines homolog 1-like isoform X2: MGTLKNRIVTLSSIRSYLYYRLFNNNTATSQYVQFLIMDASDLDFQTIFRLLHAGSAPNLCSKDLASRISSCLSPQTASVIVTDTAVICLCLTLTEKIITRLSCQSLSQDVRIFCEDVMRSLFGKMNLMAKLVSLLSCQDQLVSHLSAKCMSAYVINDICINGSSCSLWIHTCTEVFQKSTPSSELDFCLWSLTAVIKGVLRADCQNKNDVLTKLLAALDADLTSLYANILPQDTVEPHKTKVTNLCKTKCAFFDLLEVLSAARLRCGVCSFVQRTIFIQSRALLHVMRADVDYLVKKRALLLLKRTLLRRAGEDWTLGDVHSAANEDGRLTDDMLSMAKVVLQEVEAGWLKEVPVKIRASFFGGNCNVGLSGTQKDDVMLRALSLILLKSLEINIQFSCVKAQSNIDIQQYLTELMSFLIRHGTPLSQDTHSCSWVYLVFAEQDDDMMESAKALIALYLYQKSLSSSDSGVCVWGCNPHCHFILLLRSLSFDSTMLLDFLISTETCFLEYCVRYLKLLCDDWTGFCRSCRHIEDCDDTTVMFQVLSDIAETSESSRMSVSCTRTSTGSDVRDGPVSQLVDYGSSDESEEAEVNIFNSNIRVDSGRTVAEATSCPSVTALEQVQTEHVSEYLFGKVVVCLVDLRTAITRLHNRGLFPYNPTSLLKLLNNIEPKRNMVS, from the exons TTTCTCATCATGGATGCTTCAGATTTGGATTTCCAAACCATTTTCAGACTGTTACATGCAGGATCTGCCCCTAACCTGTGCAGTAAAGACCTCGCCAGCAGAATTTCATCATGTCTTAGCCCTCAAACAGCCAGTGTCATTGTCACAGACACTGCTGTTATTTGCTTGTGTCTTACTCTTACTGAGAAAATCATTACCAGACTGTCATGTCAGAGTCTGTCACAAGATGTCAGAATATTCTGTGAAGATGTCATGAGGAGCCTGTTTGGAAAAATGAATCTGATGGCAAAACTG GTCTCCCTCCTCAGCTGCCAAGACCAACTGGTGTCTCATTTATCTGCAAAGTGTATGTCAGCATATGTCATCAATGATATTTGCATCAAT GGAAGTAGCTGCTCTCTTTGGATACACACATGCACTGAAGTGTTTCAGAAATCAACTCCCAGCAGTGAACTGGATTTCTGTCTGTGGTCACTAACTGCTGTGATTAAAGGAGTGCTGAGAGCAGATTGCCAGAATAAAAACG ATGTTTTGACGAAGCTTCTTGCTGCACTGGATGCAGATCTCACTAGCTTGTACGCCAACATTCTCCCTCAAGACACAGTGGAACCTCATAAAACCAAAGTGACAAATCTTTGTAAAACCAAATGTGCGTTCTTTGACCTCCTTGAAGTCCTCAGTGCTGCTCGGCTCAGATGTGGGGTCTGTTCTTTTGTTCAGAGAACTATATTCATTCAGTCACGAGCGCTCCTGCATGTCATGAGAGCTGACGTGGACTATTTAGTAAAGAAACGAGCATTACTTCTACTGAAGAGAACTCTCCTGCGGAGAGCAGGTGAAGACTGGACCTTAGGTGATGTGCATTCTGCAGCGAATGAAGATGGCAGATTGACTGACGACATGCTGTCCATGGCAAAAGTGGTATTACAGGAAGTGGAGGCTGGCTGGCTCAAGGAAGTTCCTGTGAAAATTCGTGCCAGCTTTTTTGGTGGAAACTGTAATGTGGGTCTCAGTGGCACACAGAAAGATGACGTGATGCTGAGAGCATTGAGCCTGATTTTGCTGAAGTCGCTAGAAATAAACATTCAGTTTTCTTGTGTGAAAG CTCAGAGTAACATTGACATTCAGCAGTATTTAACAGAGCTCATGTCATTCCTCATACGTCATGGGACTCCTCTGTCTCAAGACACTCACAGCTGTTCCTGGGTGTATTTAGTGTTTGCTGAGCAGGATGATGACATGATGGAGTCAGCCAAAGCCTTGATTGCCTTGTATTTGTACCAGAAAAG tttgagttcCTCAGACTCAGGGGTTTGTGTCTGGGGCTGTAATCCCCACTGTCATTTTATACTCCTGCTCCGGTCCCTCTCCTTTGACTCCACTATGCTACTAGACTTCCTCATCTCCACTGAAACTTGTTTCCTGGAGTACTGTGTTCGTTACCTGAAACTCCTCTGTGATGACTGGACTGGGTTTTGTAGATCTTGTCGTCATATTGAAGATTGTGATGATACAACTGTGATGTTTCAAGTTCTGTCTGATATTGCTGAAACATCTGAATCATCTCGGATGTCTGTTTCTTGCACAAGAACTtcaacaggaagtgatgtcagaGATGGCCCAGTTTCACAACTGGTTGATTATGGGAGCTCAGATGAATCTGAGGAGgcagaagtgaacatttttaaCAGTAATATCAGGGTAGATTCTGGTAGGACAGTGGCAGAAGCAACTTCTTGCCCATCTGTAACAGCATTAGAACAGGTTCAGACTGAACATGTGTCTGAATATCTGTTTGGTAAAGTGGTTGTGTGTCTTGTTGATCTGAGGACTGCAATAACAAGACTGCATAACAGGGGTCTATTTCCCTACAACCCTACCTCACTTCTAAAATTGTTAAATAACATAGAACCAAAGAGAAACATGGTTAGTTAG
- the LOC127448832 gene encoding protein Lines homolog 1-like isoform X1 codes for MGTLKNRIVTLSSIRSYLYYRLFNNNTATSQYVQFLIMDASDLDFQTIFRLLHAGSAPNLCSKDLASRISSCLSPQTASVIVTDTAVICLCLTLTEKIITRLSCQSLSQDVRIFCEDVMRSLFGKMNLMAKLVSLLSCQDQLVSHLSAKCMSAYVINDICINGSSCSLWIHTCTEVFQKSTPSSELDFCLWSLTAVIKGVLRADCQNKNDVLTKLLAALDADLTSLYANILPQDTVEPHKTKVTNLCKTKCAFFDLLEVLSAARLRCGVCSFVQRTIFIQSRALLHVMRADVDYLVKKRALLLLKRTLLRRAGEDWTLGDVHSAANEDGRLTDDMLSMAKVVLQEVEAGWLKEVPVKIRASFFGGNCNVGLSGTQKDDVMLRALSLILLKSLEINIQFSCVKEAQSNIDIQQYLTELMSFLIRHGTPLSQDTHSCSWVYLVFAEQDDDMMESAKALIALYLYQKSLSSSDSGVCVWGCNPHCHFILLLRSLSFDSTMLLDFLISTETCFLEYCVRYLKLLCDDWTGFCRSCRHIEDCDDTTVMFQVLSDIAETSESSRMSVSCTRTSTGSDVRDGPVSQLVDYGSSDESEEAEVNIFNSNIRVDSGRTVAEATSCPSVTALEQVQTEHVSEYLFGKVVVCLVDLRTAITRLHNRGLFPYNPTSLLKLLNNIEPKRNMVS; via the exons TTTCTCATCATGGATGCTTCAGATTTGGATTTCCAAACCATTTTCAGACTGTTACATGCAGGATCTGCCCCTAACCTGTGCAGTAAAGACCTCGCCAGCAGAATTTCATCATGTCTTAGCCCTCAAACAGCCAGTGTCATTGTCACAGACACTGCTGTTATTTGCTTGTGTCTTACTCTTACTGAGAAAATCATTACCAGACTGTCATGTCAGAGTCTGTCACAAGATGTCAGAATATTCTGTGAAGATGTCATGAGGAGCCTGTTTGGAAAAATGAATCTGATGGCAAAACTG GTCTCCCTCCTCAGCTGCCAAGACCAACTGGTGTCTCATTTATCTGCAAAGTGTATGTCAGCATATGTCATCAATGATATTTGCATCAAT GGAAGTAGCTGCTCTCTTTGGATACACACATGCACTGAAGTGTTTCAGAAATCAACTCCCAGCAGTGAACTGGATTTCTGTCTGTGGTCACTAACTGCTGTGATTAAAGGAGTGCTGAGAGCAGATTGCCAGAATAAAAACG ATGTTTTGACGAAGCTTCTTGCTGCACTGGATGCAGATCTCACTAGCTTGTACGCCAACATTCTCCCTCAAGACACAGTGGAACCTCATAAAACCAAAGTGACAAATCTTTGTAAAACCAAATGTGCGTTCTTTGACCTCCTTGAAGTCCTCAGTGCTGCTCGGCTCAGATGTGGGGTCTGTTCTTTTGTTCAGAGAACTATATTCATTCAGTCACGAGCGCTCCTGCATGTCATGAGAGCTGACGTGGACTATTTAGTAAAGAAACGAGCATTACTTCTACTGAAGAGAACTCTCCTGCGGAGAGCAGGTGAAGACTGGACCTTAGGTGATGTGCATTCTGCAGCGAATGAAGATGGCAGATTGACTGACGACATGCTGTCCATGGCAAAAGTGGTATTACAGGAAGTGGAGGCTGGCTGGCTCAAGGAAGTTCCTGTGAAAATTCGTGCCAGCTTTTTTGGTGGAAACTGTAATGTGGGTCTCAGTGGCACACAGAAAGATGACGTGATGCTGAGAGCATTGAGCCTGATTTTGCTGAAGTCGCTAGAAATAAACATTCAGTTTTCTTGTGTGAAAG AAGCTCAGAGTAACATTGACATTCAGCAGTATTTAACAGAGCTCATGTCATTCCTCATACGTCATGGGACTCCTCTGTCTCAAGACACTCACAGCTGTTCCTGGGTGTATTTAGTGTTTGCTGAGCAGGATGATGACATGATGGAGTCAGCCAAAGCCTTGATTGCCTTGTATTTGTACCAGAAAAG tttgagttcCTCAGACTCAGGGGTTTGTGTCTGGGGCTGTAATCCCCACTGTCATTTTATACTCCTGCTCCGGTCCCTCTCCTTTGACTCCACTATGCTACTAGACTTCCTCATCTCCACTGAAACTTGTTTCCTGGAGTACTGTGTTCGTTACCTGAAACTCCTCTGTGATGACTGGACTGGGTTTTGTAGATCTTGTCGTCATATTGAAGATTGTGATGATACAACTGTGATGTTTCAAGTTCTGTCTGATATTGCTGAAACATCTGAATCATCTCGGATGTCTGTTTCTTGCACAAGAACTtcaacaggaagtgatgtcagaGATGGCCCAGTTTCACAACTGGTTGATTATGGGAGCTCAGATGAATCTGAGGAGgcagaagtgaacatttttaaCAGTAATATCAGGGTAGATTCTGGTAGGACAGTGGCAGAAGCAACTTCTTGCCCATCTGTAACAGCATTAGAACAGGTTCAGACTGAACATGTGTCTGAATATCTGTTTGGTAAAGTGGTTGTGTGTCTTGTTGATCTGAGGACTGCAATAACAAGACTGCATAACAGGGGTCTATTTCCCTACAACCCTACCTCACTTCTAAAATTGTTAAATAACATAGAACCAAAGAGAAACATGGTTAGTTAG
- the LOC127448832 gene encoding protein Lines homolog 1-like isoform X3 → MDASDLDFQTIFRLLHAGSAPNLCSKDLASRISSCLSPQTASVIVTDTAVICLCLTLTEKIITRLSCQSLSQDVRIFCEDVMRSLFGKMNLMAKLVSLLSCQDQLVSHLSAKCMSAYVINDICINGSSCSLWIHTCTEVFQKSTPSSELDFCLWSLTAVIKGVLRADCQNKNDVLTKLLAALDADLTSLYANILPQDTVEPHKTKVTNLCKTKCAFFDLLEVLSAARLRCGVCSFVQRTIFIQSRALLHVMRADVDYLVKKRALLLLKRTLLRRAGEDWTLGDVHSAANEDGRLTDDMLSMAKVVLQEVEAGWLKEVPVKIRASFFGGNCNVGLSGTQKDDVMLRALSLILLKSLEINIQFSCVKEAQSNIDIQQYLTELMSFLIRHGTPLSQDTHSCSWVYLVFAEQDDDMMESAKALIALYLYQKSLSSSDSGVCVWGCNPHCHFILLLRSLSFDSTMLLDFLISTETCFLEYCVRYLKLLCDDWTGFCRSCRHIEDCDDTTVMFQVLSDIAETSESSRMSVSCTRTSTGSDVRDGPVSQLVDYGSSDESEEAEVNIFNSNIRVDSGRTVAEATSCPSVTALEQVQTEHVSEYLFGKVVVCLVDLRTAITRLHNRGLFPYNPTSLLKLLNNIEPKRNMVS, encoded by the exons ATGGATGCTTCAGATTTGGATTTCCAAACCATTTTCAGACTGTTACATGCAGGATCTGCCCCTAACCTGTGCAGTAAAGACCTCGCCAGCAGAATTTCATCATGTCTTAGCCCTCAAACAGCCAGTGTCATTGTCACAGACACTGCTGTTATTTGCTTGTGTCTTACTCTTACTGAGAAAATCATTACCAGACTGTCATGTCAGAGTCTGTCACAAGATGTCAGAATATTCTGTGAAGATGTCATGAGGAGCCTGTTTGGAAAAATGAATCTGATGGCAAAACTG GTCTCCCTCCTCAGCTGCCAAGACCAACTGGTGTCTCATTTATCTGCAAAGTGTATGTCAGCATATGTCATCAATGATATTTGCATCAAT GGAAGTAGCTGCTCTCTTTGGATACACACATGCACTGAAGTGTTTCAGAAATCAACTCCCAGCAGTGAACTGGATTTCTGTCTGTGGTCACTAACTGCTGTGATTAAAGGAGTGCTGAGAGCAGATTGCCAGAATAAAAACG ATGTTTTGACGAAGCTTCTTGCTGCACTGGATGCAGATCTCACTAGCTTGTACGCCAACATTCTCCCTCAAGACACAGTGGAACCTCATAAAACCAAAGTGACAAATCTTTGTAAAACCAAATGTGCGTTCTTTGACCTCCTTGAAGTCCTCAGTGCTGCTCGGCTCAGATGTGGGGTCTGTTCTTTTGTTCAGAGAACTATATTCATTCAGTCACGAGCGCTCCTGCATGTCATGAGAGCTGACGTGGACTATTTAGTAAAGAAACGAGCATTACTTCTACTGAAGAGAACTCTCCTGCGGAGAGCAGGTGAAGACTGGACCTTAGGTGATGTGCATTCTGCAGCGAATGAAGATGGCAGATTGACTGACGACATGCTGTCCATGGCAAAAGTGGTATTACAGGAAGTGGAGGCTGGCTGGCTCAAGGAAGTTCCTGTGAAAATTCGTGCCAGCTTTTTTGGTGGAAACTGTAATGTGGGTCTCAGTGGCACACAGAAAGATGACGTGATGCTGAGAGCATTGAGCCTGATTTTGCTGAAGTCGCTAGAAATAAACATTCAGTTTTCTTGTGTGAAAG AAGCTCAGAGTAACATTGACATTCAGCAGTATTTAACAGAGCTCATGTCATTCCTCATACGTCATGGGACTCCTCTGTCTCAAGACACTCACAGCTGTTCCTGGGTGTATTTAGTGTTTGCTGAGCAGGATGATGACATGATGGAGTCAGCCAAAGCCTTGATTGCCTTGTATTTGTACCAGAAAAG tttgagttcCTCAGACTCAGGGGTTTGTGTCTGGGGCTGTAATCCCCACTGTCATTTTATACTCCTGCTCCGGTCCCTCTCCTTTGACTCCACTATGCTACTAGACTTCCTCATCTCCACTGAAACTTGTTTCCTGGAGTACTGTGTTCGTTACCTGAAACTCCTCTGTGATGACTGGACTGGGTTTTGTAGATCTTGTCGTCATATTGAAGATTGTGATGATACAACTGTGATGTTTCAAGTTCTGTCTGATATTGCTGAAACATCTGAATCATCTCGGATGTCTGTTTCTTGCACAAGAACTtcaacaggaagtgatgtcagaGATGGCCCAGTTTCACAACTGGTTGATTATGGGAGCTCAGATGAATCTGAGGAGgcagaagtgaacatttttaaCAGTAATATCAGGGTAGATTCTGGTAGGACAGTGGCAGAAGCAACTTCTTGCCCATCTGTAACAGCATTAGAACAGGTTCAGACTGAACATGTGTCTGAATATCTGTTTGGTAAAGTGGTTGTGTGTCTTGTTGATCTGAGGACTGCAATAACAAGACTGCATAACAGGGGTCTATTTCCCTACAACCCTACCTCACTTCTAAAATTGTTAAATAACATAGAACCAAAGAGAAACATGGTTAGTTAG
- the LOC127448832 gene encoding protein Lines homolog 1-like isoform X5 yields MRADVDYLVKKRALLLLKRTLLRRAGEDWTLGDVHSAANEDGRLTDDMLSMAKVVLQEVEAGWLKEVPVKIRASFFGGNCNVGLSGTQKDDVMLRALSLILLKSLEINIQFSCVKEAQSNIDIQQYLTELMSFLIRHGTPLSQDTHSCSWVYLVFAEQDDDMMESAKALIALYLYQKSLSSSDSGVCVWGCNPHCHFILLLRSLSFDSTMLLDFLISTETCFLEYCVRYLKLLCDDWTGFCRSCRHIEDCDDTTVMFQVLSDIAETSESSRMSVSCTRTSTGSDVRDGPVSQLVDYGSSDESEEAEVNIFNSNIRVDSGRTVAEATSCPSVTALEQVQTEHVSEYLFGKVVVCLVDLRTAITRLHNRGLFPYNPTSLLKLLNNIEPKRNMVS; encoded by the exons ATGAGAGCTGACGTGGACTATTTAGTAAAGAAACGAGCATTACTTCTACTGAAGAGAACTCTCCTGCGGAGAGCAGGTGAAGACTGGACCTTAGGTGATGTGCATTCTGCAGCGAATGAAGATGGCAGATTGACTGACGACATGCTGTCCATGGCAAAAGTGGTATTACAGGAAGTGGAGGCTGGCTGGCTCAAGGAAGTTCCTGTGAAAATTCGTGCCAGCTTTTTTGGTGGAAACTGTAATGTGGGTCTCAGTGGCACACAGAAAGATGACGTGATGCTGAGAGCATTGAGCCTGATTTTGCTGAAGTCGCTAGAAATAAACATTCAGTTTTCTTGTGTGAAAG AAGCTCAGAGTAACATTGACATTCAGCAGTATTTAACAGAGCTCATGTCATTCCTCATACGTCATGGGACTCCTCTGTCTCAAGACACTCACAGCTGTTCCTGGGTGTATTTAGTGTTTGCTGAGCAGGATGATGACATGATGGAGTCAGCCAAAGCCTTGATTGCCTTGTATTTGTACCAGAAAAG tttgagttcCTCAGACTCAGGGGTTTGTGTCTGGGGCTGTAATCCCCACTGTCATTTTATACTCCTGCTCCGGTCCCTCTCCTTTGACTCCACTATGCTACTAGACTTCCTCATCTCCACTGAAACTTGTTTCCTGGAGTACTGTGTTCGTTACCTGAAACTCCTCTGTGATGACTGGACTGGGTTTTGTAGATCTTGTCGTCATATTGAAGATTGTGATGATACAACTGTGATGTTTCAAGTTCTGTCTGATATTGCTGAAACATCTGAATCATCTCGGATGTCTGTTTCTTGCACAAGAACTtcaacaggaagtgatgtcagaGATGGCCCAGTTTCACAACTGGTTGATTATGGGAGCTCAGATGAATCTGAGGAGgcagaagtgaacatttttaaCAGTAATATCAGGGTAGATTCTGGTAGGACAGTGGCAGAAGCAACTTCTTGCCCATCTGTAACAGCATTAGAACAGGTTCAGACTGAACATGTGTCTGAATATCTGTTTGGTAAAGTGGTTGTGTGTCTTGTTGATCTGAGGACTGCAATAACAAGACTGCATAACAGGGGTCTATTTCCCTACAACCCTACCTCACTTCTAAAATTGTTAAATAACATAGAACCAAAGAGAAACATGGTTAGTTAG